A genome region from Hemitrygon akajei chromosome 14, sHemAka1.3, whole genome shotgun sequence includes the following:
- the LOC140738452 gene encoding transmembrane protein 17-like has product MSLHSSLPHNIRQNLTNLTGTLFVSNRTRDCGDALNNIPVNETVSSLPLQMALYFNVIFFPFWWVSEVFMIHLKYNMLPGYYQWLLLAAIIIITVIESIRLCLGYMGNLEEKLPELAGFWLLSFVIQLPIILFLLTDESIIIVPLERGMNIIYSIFLVFELVLGFRALREMTNHLTKGFYLQQFQEPEYPQRHKRSQETGIPFGSGSIFLV; this is encoded by the exons ATGTCTCTGCACTCTTCTCTGCCTCATAATATCAGACAGAACCTGACCAATCTCACTGGTACTCTTTTTGTCAGCAATAGAACTCGAGACTGTGGCGATGCATTGAACAATATCCCAG TTAATGAGACAGTGTCCAGCCTCCCTTTACAGATGGCACTGTATTTCAATGTCATCTTCTTTCCATTCTGGTGGGTGTCAGAAGTGTTTATGATCCATCTTAAG TACAACATGTTGCCAGGATACTACCAATGGCTACTGCTGGCTGCTATAATAATTATCACGGTGATTGAAAGTATTCGGCTGTGTCTGGGCTACATGGGAAACTTGGAAGAAAAG CTGCCAGAGTTAGCTGGATTTTGGTTGCTGTCCTTTGTCATTCAGCTACCTATCATCTTGTTCCTCCTCACCGATGAATCCATCATCATCGTACCCCTGGAAAGGGGTATGAATATTATCTACTCCATATTCCTGGTTTTTGAGTTGGTTCTGGGATTCCGGGCCCTAAGGGAAATGACGAATCACCTAACAAAAGGCTTCTACCTCCAACAGTTTCAGGAACCAGAGTATCCTCAACGGCACAAAAGAAGTCAAGAAACTGGAATTCCATTTGGGAGTGGTTCTATTTTCCTCGTGTAG